In Curtobacterium sp. MCPF17_002, one genomic interval encodes:
- the glpK gene encoding glycerol kinase GlpK, with protein sequence MADYIVAIDQGTTSTRAIVFDHSGSIISVGQKEHEQIFPRAGWVEHDPSEIWDNTREVIGQALSRADITRHDVAAVGITNQRETAVVWDKTTGKPVYNAIVWQDTRTQAIVDKLADGDTDRYKAIVGLPLATYFAGTKIMWILENVEGAREKAEAGDLLFGTTDTWVLWNLTGGVDGGVHKTDVTNASRTLFMDLETLQWRDDILADFGVPKAMLPEIVSSSEVYGHVESSNLLREVPIAGILGDQQAATFGQAAFDQGESKNTYGTGNFLIFNTGTDIVRSENGLLTTVGYKLGDQETHYALEGSIAVTGSLIQWLRDNLGLIGSAPEVEALAKTVEDNGGVYFVPAFSGLFAPYWRPDARGAIVGLTRYVNKGHIARAALEATALQTREVLDAVNADSGVDLTELKVDGGMTANNELMQFQADILNVPVVRPVVAETTALGAAYAAGLAVGFWANLDELRANWQEDQRWEPQLDAAERDRTLRLWKKAVTKTFDWVDEDVQ encoded by the coding sequence ATGGCCGACTACATCGTCGCCATCGACCAGGGAACGACCAGCACGCGAGCGATCGTCTTCGACCACTCCGGCTCGATCATCTCCGTCGGACAAAAGGAACACGAGCAGATCTTCCCGCGTGCCGGGTGGGTCGAGCACGACCCGTCGGAGATCTGGGACAACACCCGTGAGGTCATCGGCCAGGCACTGTCCCGCGCCGACATCACCCGCCACGACGTCGCGGCGGTCGGCATCACGAACCAGCGCGAGACCGCGGTGGTCTGGGACAAGACCACCGGCAAGCCCGTCTACAACGCCATCGTCTGGCAGGACACCCGCACGCAGGCGATCGTCGACAAGCTCGCCGACGGGGACACCGACCGCTACAAGGCGATCGTCGGCCTGCCGCTCGCGACCTACTTCGCCGGCACCAAGATCATGTGGATCCTCGAGAACGTCGAGGGTGCACGTGAGAAGGCCGAGGCCGGCGACCTGCTGTTCGGCACCACCGACACCTGGGTCCTCTGGAACCTGACCGGTGGCGTCGACGGCGGCGTGCACAAGACCGACGTCACGAACGCGTCCCGCACCCTGTTCATGGACCTCGAGACGCTCCAGTGGCGCGACGACATCCTCGCCGACTTCGGTGTGCCGAAGGCGATGCTCCCCGAGATCGTCAGCTCCTCCGAGGTCTACGGCCACGTCGAGTCGTCGAACCTGCTCCGCGAGGTGCCCATCGCGGGCATCCTCGGCGACCAGCAGGCCGCGACGTTCGGCCAGGCGGCGTTCGACCAGGGCGAGTCGAAGAACACCTACGGCACCGGCAACTTCCTGATCTTCAACACGGGCACGGACATCGTCCGCTCGGAGAACGGGCTGCTCACCACCGTCGGCTACAAGCTCGGCGACCAGGAGACGCACTACGCGCTGGAGGGATCGATCGCCGTCACCGGTTCGCTCATCCAGTGGCTCCGCGACAACCTCGGTCTCATCGGCAGCGCCCCGGAGGTCGAGGCCCTCGCCAAGACCGTCGAGGACAACGGCGGCGTGTACTTCGTGCCGGCGTTCTCGGGGCTCTTCGCGCCGTACTGGCGTCCCGATGCCCGTGGTGCGATCGTCGGCCTCACCCGCTACGTCAACAAGGGTCACATCGCCCGTGCCGCCCTCGAGGCGACGGCGCTGCAGACCCGCGAGGTCCTCGACGCCGTCAACGCCGACTCCGGCGTGGACCTGACGGAGCTCAAGGTCGACGGCGGCATGACCGCCAACAACGAGCTCATGCAGTTCCAGGCCGACATCCTCAACGTGCCGGTGGTCCGTCCGGTCGTCGCCGAGACGACGGCGCTCGGCGCCGCCTACGCGGCCGGCCTCGCGGTCGGCTTCTGGGCGAACCTCGACGAGCTCCGTGCCAACTGGCAGGAGGACCAGCGCTGGGAGCCGCAGCTCGACGCCGCGGAGCGCGACCGCACGCTCCGTCTCTGGAAGAAGGCCGTCACGAAGACCTTCGACTGGGTCGACGAGGACGTGCAGTAG
- a CDS encoding MIP/aquaporin family protein: MDGIGVNFLSELVGTAMLIILGGGVVAAVSLTKSKGFGAGFLMVTIGWGFAVFAGVTVAYKSGGQLNPAVSLAQAILGNITVGEMFLYWLAQLIGAIIGAVIVWLAYKQHFDEEPDAAAKLGVFSTGPAIRSYGWNLVTEIIGTFVLVFVVIAFTNGKTPAELGAIPVAFLVIAIGVSLGGPTGYAINPARDLGPRIAHAFLPIAGKGSSDWAYAWVPVVGPLVGGALAAGLSYALLPLA; the protein is encoded by the coding sequence ATGGACGGCATCGGCGTCAATTTCCTGTCTGAGCTCGTCGGTACGGCGATGCTCATCATCCTCGGTGGTGGCGTCGTCGCCGCCGTCTCCCTGACGAAGTCGAAGGGCTTCGGCGCCGGGTTCCTCATGGTCACGATCGGCTGGGGCTTCGCGGTCTTCGCCGGTGTCACCGTGGCGTACAAGTCCGGCGGCCAGCTCAACCCGGCGGTGAGCCTCGCGCAGGCCATCCTCGGCAACATCACCGTCGGCGAGATGTTCCTCTACTGGCTCGCCCAGCTGATCGGCGCGATCATCGGTGCCGTCATCGTCTGGCTCGCCTACAAGCAGCACTTCGACGAGGAGCCCGACGCGGCCGCCAAGCTCGGCGTCTTCTCGACCGGCCCGGCGATCCGCTCGTACGGCTGGAACCTCGTCACCGAGATCATCGGCACCTTCGTGCTCGTGTTCGTCGTCATCGCGTTCACCAACGGCAAGACCCCGGCCGAGCTCGGCGCCATCCCCGTCGCCTTCCTCGTGATCGCGATCGGTGTCAGCCTCGGTGGCCCGACCGGCTACGCCATCAACCCGGCACGTGACCTCGGTCCGCGCATCGCGCACGCCTTCCTGCCGATCGCGGGCAAGGGCTCGAGCGACTGGGCCTACGCCTGGGTGCCGGTCGTCGGCCCCCTCGTCGGCGGTGCCCTCGCGGCCGGCCTGTCCTACGCTCTCCTCCCCCTCGCCTGA
- the trpD gene encoding anthranilate phosphoribosyltransferase has product MFDLLTWPSVISALMAREDLTISQSTWAMQEIVQGRATEAQIAAFVVALRAKGETVDEVVGFRDAILEAAVPLDVDPMALDIVGTGGDVVGTVNVSTMSAIVIAAAGVPVVKHGNRASSSKSGSSDVLAALGLDLTMDAARVADTFRRVGLTFAFASAFHPGFAHAGKVRREIGVPTVFNFLGPLVNPARCEANAVGVAQLELVPIITGVFQTRGATALVFRGDDGLDELTTTGHSHIWEVTGGRVTEHDIDPRDLGIARARVEDLLGGDPEHNAAVVHRLLAGAVGAVRDIVLLNAAAGLVAFRLAQDPAEVDRPILQRFREQMLVAAEAIDSGAAARKLADWVGAAPAA; this is encoded by the coding sequence ATGTTCGACCTCCTCACATGGCCTTCGGTGATCAGCGCGCTCATGGCGCGCGAGGACCTCACGATCAGCCAGTCCACATGGGCCATGCAGGAGATCGTGCAGGGGCGGGCGACCGAGGCGCAGATCGCGGCCTTCGTCGTCGCCCTCCGCGCCAAGGGCGAGACCGTCGACGAGGTCGTCGGCTTCCGCGACGCGATCCTCGAAGCCGCGGTCCCGCTCGACGTCGACCCGATGGCGCTCGACATCGTCGGCACCGGCGGCGACGTCGTCGGGACGGTGAACGTGTCGACCATGTCCGCCATCGTCATCGCCGCAGCGGGGGTGCCGGTCGTCAAGCACGGCAACCGTGCCAGCTCCTCGAAGTCCGGCTCGAGCGACGTGCTCGCCGCACTCGGCCTCGACCTGACGATGGACGCCGCGCGTGTCGCGGACACGTTCCGGCGTGTCGGACTGACCTTCGCGTTCGCCAGTGCCTTCCACCCCGGATTCGCCCACGCGGGCAAGGTGCGCCGGGAGATCGGCGTCCCGACGGTCTTCAACTTCCTCGGACCACTCGTCAACCCCGCACGGTGCGAGGCCAACGCGGTCGGGGTCGCGCAGCTCGAGCTCGTGCCGATCATCACGGGCGTGTTCCAGACGCGCGGGGCGACGGCACTCGTGTTCCGTGGCGACGACGGCCTCGACGAGCTCACCACCACCGGGCACAGCCACATCTGGGAGGTCACCGGCGGCCGGGTGACCGAGCACGACATCGACCCGCGGGACCTCGGGATCGCACGCGCCCGCGTCGAGGACCTGCTCGGCGGCGACCCGGAGCACAACGCCGCCGTGGTGCACCGGCTCCTCGCGGGAGCGGTCGGCGCGGTCCGCGACATCGTCCTGCTCAACGCCGCCGCCGGCCTGGTCGCGTTCCGGCTCGCGCAGGACCCGGCCGAGGTCGACCGCCCGATCCTGCAGCGCTTCCGCGAGCAGATGCTCGTCGCGGCCGAGGCGATCGACTCCGGTGCCGCAGCGCGCAAACTGGCTGATTGGGTCGGCGCGGCCCCCGCCGCGTAG
- the dhaK gene encoding dihydroxyacetone kinase subunit DhaK, with protein MKKLINDPQAVVDETVRGFARAHAGHVVLVEDPIHLHRADAPVTGKVGIVSGGGSGHEPLHAGFVGYGMLDAAVPGPVFTSPTPDPIVAATKAVDGGAGVLHIVKNYTGDVLNFETAAELAGMEDIRVEAIVVDDDVAVQDSLYTAGRRGVAGTVVVEKCAGAAAERGDDLDAVAAVARHVNDVTRSMGLALSSGTVPHAGEPSFTLADDEVELGIGIHGEPGRERIAMAPADELVDRVLEPILTDLSAPAGSQLLLLVNGMGGTPLSELYIVYRRAAEVLTDRGYEVARSLVGDYVTSLEMQGFSLTVTVLDDDLTALWDAPVETPALRWGR; from the coding sequence ATGAAGAAGCTCATCAACGATCCGCAGGCCGTGGTCGACGAGACCGTCCGCGGGTTCGCCCGTGCCCACGCCGGACACGTCGTCCTGGTCGAGGACCCGATCCACCTGCACCGCGCGGACGCTCCGGTGACCGGCAAGGTCGGGATCGTCAGCGGTGGCGGCAGCGGGCACGAGCCCCTCCACGCCGGGTTCGTCGGCTACGGGATGCTCGACGCCGCGGTCCCCGGTCCGGTGTTCACGAGCCCCACGCCCGACCCGATCGTCGCCGCCACGAAGGCCGTCGACGGGGGAGCGGGCGTGCTCCACATCGTGAAGAACTACACCGGCGACGTCCTCAACTTCGAGACGGCCGCCGAGCTCGCCGGCATGGAGGACATCCGTGTCGAGGCGATCGTGGTCGACGACGACGTGGCCGTGCAGGACTCGCTCTACACGGCGGGCCGACGCGGAGTCGCCGGCACCGTCGTCGTCGAGAAGTGCGCCGGTGCCGCCGCCGAGCGCGGGGACGACCTCGACGCCGTCGCCGCCGTCGCCCGGCACGTCAACGACGTCACCCGGTCGATGGGCCTGGCGCTGTCCTCCGGGACCGTCCCGCACGCCGGCGAACCGTCGTTCACCCTGGCCGACGACGAGGTCGAACTCGGCATCGGCATCCACGGCGAGCCCGGCCGTGAGCGCATCGCCATGGCCCCGGCGGACGAGCTCGTCGACCGGGTCCTCGAGCCGATCCTCACCGACCTGTCCGCCCCGGCCGGTTCGCAGCTCCTGCTGCTCGTGAACGGCATGGGCGGGACCCCGCTCTCGGAGCTCTACATCGTCTACCGACGCGCCGCCGAGGTCCTCACCGACCGCGGGTACGAGGTCGCGCGTAGCCTGGTCGGCGACTACGTGACATCCCTCGAGATGCAGGGGTTCTCGCTCACCGTGACGGTGCTCGACGACGACCTCACCGCCCTCTGGGACGCACCGGTGGAGACCCCGGCACTGCGCTGGGGACGCTGA